One Parageobacillus sp. KH3-4 genomic region harbors:
- a CDS encoding MTH1187 family thiamine-binding protein, producing MAIVDVTVIPLGTPTPSVSEYVAEMQKVLEMYKRDGKIDFMLTPMNTIIEGELSVLFEVIQAIHEVPFSKGIQRVATNIRIDDRRDKKRRMADKIASVQEKMK from the coding sequence ATGGCGATTGTTGATGTAACGGTCATTCCGCTCGGCACACCGACGCCGAGTGTCAGCGAATATGTCGCAGAAATGCAAAAAGTGCTGGAAATGTACAAACGTGATGGGAAAATCGATTTTATGTTGACCCCGATGAATACGATTATTGAAGGAGAACTGTCTGTATTGTTTGAAGTGATTCAAGCGATTCATGAAGTGCCGTTTTCGAAAGGAATCCAACGCGTGGCGACAAATATTCGCATCGACGACCGTCGCGATAAGAAACGGCGAATGGCGGACAAAATCGCAAGCGTACAGGAAAAAATGAAATAA
- a CDS encoding DUF2759 domain-containing protein — MGTVIIFGLITLLALYGIVRSLREKNILGILFAIGAFAVFGWFTVMTVLHHGFPTGTH, encoded by the coding sequence ATGGGCACAGTCATTATCTTCGGATTAATAACACTGTTAGCGCTTTACGGAATTGTCCGCTCACTGCGCGAAAAAAATATACTCGGAATTCTTTTTGCCATTGGAGCTTTCGCCGTATTTGGCTGGTTTACCGTCATGACCGTATTACACCACGGTTTTCCGACAGGTACGCATTAA
- a CDS encoding MBL fold metallo-hydrolase, whose product MKWERIPVGPIQANAYILSHEDGTCVIFDPGGEGDKIARRIEEQQLTPLAILLTHAHFDHIGGINELKQKWEVPIYIHEKEKEWLADPALNGSAYFGVGQVAIHHEPTCLRGEQTLQIGAFAFELLETPGHSPGSISYYCKEIEAVFSGDVLFLGSIGRTDLPGGNHEQLLRSIHDKLLVLPEETIVLSGHGSETTIGAEMDTNPFLHGF is encoded by the coding sequence ATGAAATGGGAGCGCATTCCGGTTGGGCCGATTCAGGCAAATGCCTATATTTTATCACACGAGGATGGGACTTGCGTTATTTTCGATCCGGGCGGTGAAGGTGACAAAATTGCGCGGCGCATTGAAGAACAGCAATTAACGCCGCTTGCGATTTTATTGACACACGCTCATTTTGACCATATCGGCGGCATTAACGAATTAAAGCAAAAATGGGAGGTGCCGATTTATATTCATGAAAAAGAAAAAGAGTGGCTCGCTGATCCAGCTTTAAACGGATCTGCTTATTTTGGAGTCGGGCAAGTTGCCATTCACCATGAACCGACATGCTTGCGCGGGGAGCAAACGTTACAAATCGGAGCGTTTGCGTTTGAACTGTTGGAAACACCGGGGCATTCGCCAGGAAGCATTTCTTATTATTGCAAAGAGATAGAAGCGGTGTTCTCGGGCGATGTGCTGTTTTTAGGAAGTATTGGACGCACCGATTTGCCTGGTGGAAATCATGAACAGCTGTTGCGCAGCATTCATGATAAACTGCTTGTGCTGCCGGAAGAAACGATCGTATTATCTGGACACGGAAGTGAAACAACCATTGGAGCGGAGATGGATACGAATCCGTTTCTCCATGGATTTTAA
- a CDS encoding SAM-dependent methyltransferase, with the protein MNPVYKAIQASERRRLSYADYMQLALYDERYGYYMGERAKIGKEGDFFTSSHASYVFGKLFASFFLRLVERNHVPPHICEFGGGDGKFARAVLNEWKEKSPDTYRKLTYTMIEISPKQRAKQLQTLGDVFEKVKQYKDIQEFRQRADSFSGIVFSNEFFDAFPVHVITKENGTLYELFVAVDGNELVEEKHPLENERIIEYLRERQLSLTDGQRLEVPLALKTFLLETAQFFRHCVMFTIDYGYTDEELQLPARRQGSLRGYHRHRLIANPLSHPGEMDITAHLQWDALRMYGEQAGWQCVSLLRQDRFLLAAGILQYLEEHDDENPFSEKARQNRAVRSLIMDEGMSAVFHVMIQQKGVNVHWDHIWVQREFLQFS; encoded by the coding sequence ATGAATCCGGTTTATAAAGCGATCCAAGCTTCGGAACGGCGACGATTATCGTATGCAGATTACATGCAGCTTGCTCTATACGATGAGCGGTACGGCTATTATATGGGGGAAAGAGCGAAGATAGGAAAAGAAGGGGACTTTTTTACGAGCAGCCATGCTTCCTATGTTTTCGGCAAACTGTTCGCTTCTTTTTTTCTCCGCCTTGTAGAGAGGAATCATGTTCCTCCGCATATTTGCGAGTTTGGAGGAGGAGACGGCAAATTTGCTCGCGCTGTGTTGAACGAATGGAAGGAAAAAAGCCCCGATACATACAGAAAGCTAACATACACGATGATTGAAATAAGCCCTAAACAACGAGCAAAACAGCTGCAAACGCTTGGCGATGTTTTCGAAAAAGTGAAGCAATATAAAGATATACAGGAATTCCGGCAGCGCGCTGATTCGTTTTCGGGGATTGTGTTTAGCAATGAGTTTTTTGATGCTTTTCCCGTTCATGTCATCACAAAGGAGAACGGTACGTTATACGAGCTGTTTGTTGCGGTGGACGGCAACGAACTAGTGGAGGAAAAACATCCGTTAGAAAATGAACGCATTATCGAATATTTGCGCGAAAGGCAACTTTCTTTGACAGACGGGCAACGTTTAGAAGTGCCGCTCGCGCTGAAAACGTTTCTTTTGGAGACAGCCCAGTTCTTTCGTCATTGCGTAATGTTTACGATTGATTATGGCTACACGGACGAAGAATTACAATTGCCGGCAAGGCGGCAAGGAAGTCTACGAGGATATCATCGCCATCGGTTGATAGCCAACCCGCTTAGTCACCCCGGGGAAATGGATATAACCGCCCATCTTCAATGGGACGCGTTGCGGATGTATGGCGAACAAGCGGGATGGCAATGCGTTTCCCTGCTAAGGCAAGACCGCTTTTTGCTCGCAGCGGGGATATTACAATATTTAGAAGAACATGATGACGAGAATCCGTTTTCCGAGAAGGCCCGGCAAAACCGCGCGGTTCGTTCGTTAATCATGGATGAAGGGATGAGTGCCGTTTTCCATGTCATGATCCAGCAAAAAGGAGTGAACGTTCACTGGGATCATATATGGGTGCAACGAGAGTTTTTACAATTTTCATAA
- a CDS encoding DUF2626 family protein, translating into MDRMFRVLAFWTGIFAVMFYLGHMHTTSLIFFGQTVFFLFLGFLKLTERMYIYIFGAYLTIFFAAFTYWTTFMMVPGMGE; encoded by the coding sequence ATGGATCGCATGTTCCGCGTCCTCGCATTTTGGACTGGAATTTTTGCAGTTATGTTTTATCTCGGACATATGCATACGACCTCATTAATTTTCTTTGGTCAAACAGTGTTTTTCTTATTTCTCGGCTTTTTGAAATTGACGGAAAGAATGTACATTTATATTTTCGGGGCGTACTTAACGATTTTCTTTGCTGCGTTTACGTATTGGACAACATTTATGATGGTTCCGGGAATGGGCGAATAA
- a CDS encoding helix-turn-helix domain-containing protein — MDQTLKITNVLSDPTRYHIYEYIIKNHKKVSVQEIAEAFNIHPNVARLHLTKLEDVNMIVSETQKTGKGGRPSRLYRLSDDVIQLHFPFRDYQLLSKIAIQTMMKLGNAGKQALYETGKTFGKELVAQRLPHDKSPQQLTFAEKVEIIKEAAETAGFYPVLEYNEKEQKMYLQIFNCPFKEIALQEPEITCQMHHAFLQGMFEVLFPDIELAEIENITNGCDRCSYRADAAK; from the coding sequence ATGGACCAAACATTAAAAATTACGAACGTATTATCGGATCCAACGCGTTACCATATTTATGAGTACATTATAAAAAATCATAAGAAAGTATCGGTTCAAGAAATTGCAGAAGCGTTTAACATCCATCCAAATGTCGCGCGCCTTCATTTAACAAAACTGGAAGATGTGAATATGATCGTGTCGGAAACGCAAAAAACAGGAAAAGGAGGACGCCCAAGCCGCCTTTATCGCCTATCTGATGACGTGATCCAACTTCATTTTCCGTTTCGTGATTATCAGCTTCTTTCGAAAATTGCGATACAAACAATGATGAAGCTTGGAAACGCCGGGAAACAAGCGCTTTATGAAACAGGAAAAACTTTTGGAAAAGAACTCGTGGCCCAACGACTCCCTCATGACAAATCCCCGCAGCAGCTAACGTTCGCCGAAAAAGTGGAAATCATTAAAGAAGCGGCAGAAACGGCAGGATTTTATCCGGTATTGGAATATAATGAAAAAGAACAGAAAATGTATCTACAAATTTTTAACTGCCCATTTAAAGAAATCGCTCTGCAAGAACCGGAAATTACTTGCCAAATGCATCACGCCTTTTTGCAAGGAATGTTTGAAGTTCTTTTCCCGGATATTGAACTAGCGGAAATAGAAAATATAACGAATGGCTGCGACCGTTGTTCCTACCGTGCGGACGCGGCAAAGTAA
- the comGA gene encoding competence type IV pilus ATPase ComGA translates to MNEIEYLADRLIKEASVLHVSDIHIVPRKDDAAVRFRLDGLLMEKEVLTKEICERLITHFKFLAGMDIGERRRPQSGAMETKQQGEIIHLRLSTLPTSYDESLVIRLLPQNLFLPLSQLSLFANAAKTLLSLFQQPQGLIIFTGPAGSGKTTTLYTLLRVCQSEWNRNVITLEDPVEKRIDNILQVQINEKAGITYANGLKAALRHDPNVVMIGEIRDAETAKIAVRSALTGHLIASTMHTKDAVGAIYRLREFGIPLHDIEQTLLAVTAQRLVDLVCPFCGEHCSLFCRKYRKIRRAAVHELLHGDALSGAIQSVQSGRKTYHYYTLQNAIRKGIALGFLPPRLLCAKGGENE, encoded by the coding sequence ATGAACGAAATCGAATATCTTGCTGATCGCCTCATCAAAGAAGCGAGTGTGCTTCATGTGTCTGATATTCACATCGTTCCGCGCAAAGACGATGCAGCAGTGCGTTTCCGGCTTGATGGATTGCTGATGGAAAAAGAAGTGCTCACAAAAGAAATATGCGAGCGCCTTATTACCCATTTTAAGTTTTTAGCTGGAATGGACATTGGAGAACGTCGCCGGCCGCAAAGCGGAGCGATGGAAACGAAGCAACAAGGAGAAATCATTCACTTGCGCCTTTCCACATTGCCGACATCTTACGATGAAAGCCTCGTTATTCGGCTTCTTCCGCAAAACTTGTTTCTTCCTCTATCACAACTTTCTTTATTCGCCAATGCCGCAAAAACGTTACTTTCCCTTTTTCAGCAACCTCAAGGGCTAATCATTTTCACAGGACCAGCCGGTTCAGGAAAGACGACGACATTGTATACGTTGCTGCGCGTCTGCCAATCCGAATGGAACCGCAATGTCATCACATTGGAAGATCCCGTTGAAAAGCGAATCGACAATATATTGCAAGTGCAAATCAATGAGAAAGCAGGAATCACATATGCAAACGGCTTAAAAGCGGCTTTGCGGCACGACCCGAACGTCGTTATGATCGGTGAAATCCGGGATGCTGAGACGGCAAAAATCGCGGTACGTTCCGCGCTGACGGGACATTTGATAGCGTCAACGATGCATACGAAAGACGCTGTTGGGGCGATTTACCGTTTGCGTGAATTCGGGATTCCGCTTCACGATATTGAGCAAACGCTGCTCGCCGTGACAGCGCAGCGGCTTGTCGATTTAGTCTGTCCGTTTTGCGGAGAACATTGCTCGCTATTTTGCCGCAAATATCGCAAAATTCGCCGCGCCGCCGTTCACGAACTGCTTCATGGGGACGCGCTGTCTGGCGCAATTCAATCCGTACAAAGCGGGAGAAAAACGTATCACTACTATACGCTGCAAAACGCTATTCGAAAAGGAATTGCTCTCGGATTTTTGCCGCCGCGCCTTCTTTGCGCCAAGGGGGGAGAAAATGAATAA
- the comGB gene encoding competence type IV pilus assembly protein ComGB, producing the protein MNKRKWSLRQQGMFLVRLGNLLEKGYSLLQAIEFLEMQQPLSHRRDLQRCLDHLRSGLPFYQSIDSLHFHREAIGYLFFAEQHGDLPHGIAEAGKMLLHKADYLQRLRKTSSYPLLLLLFMVMMLALVQHMLLPQFFKFSASFASSPSSFTSLFLQIVSTIPDMFVVLCILLLVCFLLYVSWFQKLAVPAQIHIVMKIPLIRSFARLYFTHMFAMQLGHLLQGGLSVYEALQVFARQENLPFLQEEGKGMKEQLVKGIALDAIISSRMYYEQELALVIRHGQSNGELAKELSHYGEFIFQTMEERIEMSMKFIQPILLSFVGILVICMYLAILLPMFSMMSHL; encoded by the coding sequence ATGAATAAACGAAAATGGTCGCTGCGCCAGCAAGGGATGTTTTTAGTACGGCTTGGTAACTTGCTTGAAAAAGGGTATTCATTATTGCAGGCGATTGAATTTTTAGAAATGCAGCAGCCGCTTTCCCACCGCCGGGACTTACAGCGTTGTCTTGATCATCTTCGTTCTGGGCTGCCATTTTATCAATCGATTGATTCGCTTCATTTTCATCGGGAAGCAATCGGCTACTTGTTTTTCGCGGAACAGCACGGGGATTTGCCGCACGGAATCGCGGAAGCAGGAAAAATGCTGTTACACAAGGCCGATTATTTGCAAAGGCTCCGGAAAACGAGCAGCTATCCGCTTCTTTTGCTTCTCTTTATGGTAATGATGCTAGCGCTCGTGCAACATATGCTGCTCCCTCAATTTTTCAAGTTTTCTGCATCTTTCGCTTCTTCTCCATCTTCCTTTACCTCCCTTTTCCTGCAAATTGTTTCTACCATTCCCGACATGTTTGTTGTTTTATGCATTTTGCTCCTCGTCTGCTTTCTTTTATACGTCAGCTGGTTTCAAAAACTCGCGGTGCCCGCACAAATCCACATCGTAATGAAAATTCCGCTGATTCGTTCTTTTGCAAGGCTGTATTTTACGCATATGTTCGCGATGCAATTAGGCCATTTATTACAAGGCGGTTTATCGGTTTACGAAGCGCTGCAAGTATTTGCGCGGCAGGAAAATTTGCCGTTTTTGCAAGAGGAAGGAAAAGGGATGAAGGAACAGCTTGTAAAAGGAATCGCGTTAGATGCGATTATCTCCTCACGCATGTACTATGAACAAGAACTGGCGCTTGTTATCCGCCACGGTCAGTCAAATGGGGAATTGGCCAAAGAATTAAGTCACTATGGTGAGTTTATCTTTCAAACAATGGAAGAACGGATAGAAATGTCGATGAAATTTATTCAACCGATATTGCTTTCCTTCGTGGGCATTCTCGTTATTTGCATGTATTTAGCAATTTTGCTTCCAATGTTTTCAATGATGAGTCATTTGTAG
- the comGC gene encoding competence type IV pilus major pilin ComGC, giving the protein MNEKAFTLIEMLIVLMVISVLLLIVIPNITKHNGMINNKGCEAFVNTVQAQVKAYEMEHNKIPTIQQLIDENYIKSDQCPNGRKIQINSDGEVRESGA; this is encoded by the coding sequence ATGAATGAAAAAGCGTTCACATTGATTGAAATGTTAATCGTGTTAATGGTTATTTCTGTTTTGTTGCTCATCGTCATTCCGAATATAACGAAACATAATGGCATGATTAATAACAAGGGCTGCGAAGCATTCGTAAACACCGTCCAAGCTCAAGTAAAGGCGTATGAAATGGAACATAACAAAATTCCGACGATACAGCAGCTCATTGATGAAAATTATATTAAGTCAGATCAGTGTCCAAACGGACGCAAAATTCAAATCAATAGCGATGGGGAAGTACGTGAAAGCGGTGCGTAA
- the comGD gene encoding competence type IV pilus minor pilin ComGD codes for MKAVRNHGFTLIEMLLVLAAVTVLMALSFPFFNRVAEQKTEWYIITQLRDDLLYAQQYAMTHQTPVAVTFAENRPEYRIDEMQEGKTILKRSISGKWKFQLTTLTMPLIFLENGNVNKAGSLLLKGKDKTYKIVFLLGKGRFYVQKM; via the coding sequence GTGAAAGCGGTGCGTAATCATGGCTTTACCCTCATCGAAATGCTTCTCGTTTTGGCCGCCGTCACCGTATTGATGGCGCTATCTTTCCCTTTTTTCAATCGCGTTGCGGAACAAAAAACAGAATGGTATATCATCACGCAGCTTCGCGATGACTTGTTGTATGCACAACAATATGCGATGACACATCAGACGCCGGTAGCGGTTACGTTTGCGGAAAACCGTCCAGAGTATCGGATTGACGAAATGCAAGAAGGGAAAACGATTTTAAAACGATCGATCTCTGGAAAATGGAAATTTCAACTCACTACATTGACAATGCCGCTCATTTTTTTAGAAAACGGCAATGTCAATAAAGCAGGATCGCTATTGTTAAAAGGGAAAGACAAGACATATAAAATTGTATTTTTATTAGGAAAAGGGAGGTTTTATGTGCAAAAAATGTAA
- the comGE gene encoding competence type IV pilus minor pilin ComGE gives MCKKCNGFTLVEAVFALALLLVVTAVLLPLFTQIMLERENVALKAKAQQILDAALYEENIRQETTIAEGRTTFVIHSDYEENNIWKVCVRWNDYAGRSAERCGYAKR, from the coding sequence ATGTGCAAAAAATGTAATGGCTTTACCTTAGTGGAAGCCGTTTTTGCCTTGGCGCTGTTGCTTGTCGTTACAGCGGTACTATTGCCTTTATTTACACAAATTATGCTGGAACGCGAAAATGTTGCGTTAAAGGCAAAGGCGCAACAAATATTGGACGCGGCATTATACGAAGAAAATATACGGCAAGAAACGACTATAGCGGAGGGACGGACAACGTTTGTCATTCATTCCGATTATGAAGAAAACAATATATGGAAAGTATGCGTGCGCTGGAACGACTACGCAGGCCGTAGCGCAGAAAGGTGTGGGTATGCCAAACGATGA
- the comGF gene encoding competence type IV pilus minor pilin ComGF has translation MIDSREKGFTFLEMLLVIAIVLLMTSLLPLLFDARLFKYENINGFHRIEWEIFVQQLKKELNESKQWKTSGTTLYLEKFTGEQVSFELYQSSIRRQVNGTGNETALQFVENVTYILANRGIFLRVTSLEGKTYEAFISRLF, from the coding sequence ATGATCGATTCACGAGAAAAAGGATTTACTTTTTTGGAAATGCTGCTTGTTATAGCGATTGTTTTGCTTATGACGTCCTTGTTGCCGCTTCTTTTCGATGCTCGTTTGTTTAAGTATGAAAACATTAATGGATTTCATCGCATCGAATGGGAAATTTTTGTACAACAGCTCAAAAAAGAGTTAAATGAGTCGAAGCAGTGGAAAACGAGTGGCACAACATTATATTTAGAAAAATTTACAGGAGAACAAGTCAGCTTCGAACTGTATCAATCATCCATTCGCAGACAAGTGAACGGCACAGGCAATGAAACGGCGCTACAATTTGTCGAAAATGTCACATATATATTGGCAAATCGCGGAATTTTTCTTCGCGTAACGTCGTTGGAAGGAAAAACATATGAAGCGTTTATTTCCCGACTTTTTTAG
- the comGG gene encoding competence type IV pilus minor pilin ComGG, with amino-acid sequence MRNQSGVIFPITVMVSFFFLLALSHVLTLYQVEMEAMAYEQQSREVDEVMQMAVFDVKNQIATFPDLQRDKGVFAYPVGKANYTWEKIDETKIKAVISVHSDEGIRRSATFIVLFPSLDIIEWIENHSS; translated from the coding sequence ATGAGAAATCAAAGCGGCGTGATTTTTCCGATCACAGTCATGGTTTCCTTTTTCTTTCTGTTAGCGCTGTCTCATGTGCTCACGTTGTATCAGGTGGAAATGGAAGCAATGGCGTACGAACAACAATCTCGTGAAGTTGATGAAGTGATGCAAATGGCCGTTTTTGACGTCAAAAATCAGATTGCCACTTTTCCTGATTTGCAAAGGGATAAAGGTGTTTTCGCTTATCCGGTCGGAAAGGCAAATTATACATGGGAAAAAATCGACGAAACGAAAATAAAAGCGGTGATTTCCGTTCATTCCGATGAAGGGATTCGCCGTAGCGCCACGTTTATCGTTTTATTTCCATCGCTTGATATTATCGAGTGGATAGAAAATCATTCGTCGTAA
- a CDS encoding YqzE family protein encodes MSTNDYVKFFTQQLVTYMDLPKEERIKKRMQRKREKPPMSYRWFGLIPISLRLLFRRHS; translated from the coding sequence ATGTCGACAAACGATTACGTAAAGTTTTTTACGCAACAGCTCGTAACCTATATGGACTTGCCGAAAGAAGAGCGCATCAAAAAACGGATGCAGCGCAAACGAGAGAAGCCGCCGATGTCGTACCGATGGTTTGGGTTGATTCCTATCTCCCTTCGCCTCCTGTTTCGGCGCCATTCGTAA
- a CDS encoding YqhG family protein, translating into MQQHEIQQFLERYFRANECDILEAGDGYIQVQLSVEMDKELMNRPFYWHYIEQTGGAPAPMQLTLITKQTEKTNSLQGERLHFGSPRLHQIFRSAQKRGSFIRLYEEAASSEQSHIPLHPWLGLNVKIAYQCDRKKDNMLSLGLHLISGTIIEQFHDRLQKLKLVPKIPDYCFTISPLIKPMSGIGRLERYIYKRISQDDHTWAEQAKKRWAEDLALLDHFYEGMEEKPECYYIEKEALEEQYKPRIIVSVINGGLFYLHPRS; encoded by the coding sequence ATGCAGCAACATGAGATTCAGCAATTTTTAGAACGGTATTTTCGCGCCAATGAATGCGACATTCTCGAAGCAGGTGATGGATATATTCAAGTGCAATTGTCGGTGGAAATGGATAAAGAATTAATGAACCGCCCGTTTTATTGGCATTATATCGAACAGACCGGAGGGGCTCCTGCGCCGATGCAGCTAACGCTTATTACAAAGCAAACGGAGAAAACAAACTCTCTGCAAGGGGAACGGCTGCATTTTGGTTCACCGAGATTGCATCAAATTTTCCGCTCCGCGCAAAAACGCGGTAGCTTCATCCGCTTATATGAGGAAGCGGCTTCTTCCGAACAATCGCACATTCCGCTTCATCCTTGGCTCGGATTAAATGTGAAAATTGCCTACCAGTGTGACAGAAAGAAAGACAACATGTTATCACTCGGCTTGCACCTAATTAGCGGAACGATCATCGAACAATTTCATGACCGGTTACAAAAGTTGAAGCTTGTCCCGAAAATACCTGATTATTGTTTTACGATTTCCCCGCTTATTAAACCAATGAGCGGTATCGGACGCTTAGAGCGATACATTTACAAGCGCATTTCACAAGACGATCATACATGGGCGGAACAGGCAAAAAAAAGATGGGCGGAAGATTTGGCGCTTCTTGACCATTTTTATGAAGGAATGGAAGAAAAACCGGAATGTTATTATATTGAAAAAGAAGCGCTTGAAGAGCAATATAAACCGAGAATCATCGTTTCCGTCATTAACGGTGGACTATTTTATTTGCATCCCCGCTCCTAA
- a CDS encoding SNF2-related protein: MVDIEMDETWKKEFIERIEKDGPWSSWEMYELALEAATHLIVPEFDGLQAPKHLPHLTPLPHQLEVARQVVEHMNGKAILADEVGLGKTIEAGLILKEYMIRGLVKKALILVPASLVSQWVMELNEKFFIPAVQQKKSYVWEQCDVVVSSIDTAKKSPHREIIYKQQYDMVIIDEAHKLKNNKTKNYEFVQNLKKKFCLLLTATPIQNRIEEIFNLVSLLKPGHLGNAEYFAKTYGKTRTLQTNEHLKALVNKVMIRNRRVDTRIEWSKRHVKTVLIEFTKEERELYEAVQALKYDGALSFGTPFSLITMLREACSSREALFVTVKNMMDKHEGKIPDSFHKLMEKINAVSVNSKAEKTLQLIQSIQEKVIIFTEYRATQLYLQWFLKQHGISSVPFRGGFKRGKKDWMKELFKNHAQVFIATEAGGEGINLQFCRHVINYDLPWNPMRLEQRIGRVHRLGQTSDVYIYNFAVKNTVEEHILTLLYEKIRLFERVIGQLDDILAKMNFADLEHYLQDAFLNSQSEGEMKIKMENIIAMIELADQLAKGGEQYAAT; this comes from the coding sequence ATGGTCGACATCGAAATGGACGAAACGTGGAAGAAGGAATTTATCGAACGAATCGAAAAAGACGGGCCTTGGTCCAGCTGGGAAATGTATGAGTTAGCGCTGGAAGCCGCTACTCATTTGATCGTGCCCGAGTTTGACGGTCTGCAGGCGCCAAAACATTTACCGCATTTGACTCCGCTTCCGCACCAGCTGGAAGTGGCAAGGCAAGTCGTTGAACACATGAATGGAAAAGCGATTCTCGCTGATGAAGTCGGGCTTGGCAAAACGATTGAAGCAGGTCTTATTTTAAAAGAATATATGATCCGCGGATTAGTCAAAAAAGCATTGATTCTCGTCCCTGCCTCACTTGTGTCGCAATGGGTAATGGAGCTGAATGAAAAGTTTTTTATTCCTGCGGTGCAACAGAAAAAAAGCTACGTCTGGGAACAATGCGATGTCGTCGTCTCCTCGATCGACACGGCCAAAAAAAGCCCGCATCGAGAAATCATTTACAAGCAGCAATACGACATGGTCATTATTGATGAAGCGCACAAACTGAAAAACAATAAAACAAAAAACTATGAGTTCGTCCAAAATTTAAAAAAGAAATTTTGCTTGCTCTTAACGGCGACGCCGATTCAAAACCGGATTGAAGAAATTTTTAACCTTGTCTCCTTACTGAAGCCCGGGCATTTAGGAAACGCGGAATATTTTGCAAAAACGTACGGAAAAACGCGCACTCTCCAAACAAATGAACATTTAAAAGCACTTGTGAATAAAGTGATGATTCGCAACCGCCGCGTTGATACCCGCATCGAATGGTCGAAGCGCCACGTAAAAACTGTGCTCATTGAATTTACGAAAGAGGAGCGGGAATTGTATGAGGCTGTACAAGCGTTAAAATACGACGGAGCGCTGTCATTTGGCACACCATTTTCACTCATTACAATGTTGCGAGAAGCGTGCAGCAGCCGCGAAGCGTTATTTGTAACCGTAAAAAACATGATGGACAAACACGAAGGAAAGATTCCAGATTCCTTCCACAAGCTAATGGAAAAAATCAATGCCGTTTCCGTCAATTCAAAGGCAGAAAAAACGCTGCAGCTCATTCAATCGATTCAGGAAAAAGTCATTATTTTTACCGAATACCGGGCAACCCAGCTGTATTTACAATGGTTCTTGAAACAGCACGGCATCTCTTCCGTCCCGTTTCGCGGCGGATTTAAACGCGGAAAAAAAGACTGGATGAAAGAGTTGTTTAAAAATCACGCGCAAGTTTTTATCGCAACCGAAGCGGGCGGAGAAGGCATTAATTTGCAATTTTGCCGCCATGTCATCAACTATGACTTGCCTTGGAACCCGATGCGGCTCGAACAGCGAATCGGCCGCGTTCATCGGCTCGGGCAAACAAGCGATGTATACATTTACAATTTTGCTGTAAAAAATACCGTGGAAGAACATATTTTGACGCTTCTATATGAAAAAATCCGCCTATTTGAACGGGTAATCGGCCAGTTGGACGACATTTTAGCAAAAATGAATTTCGCCGATTTGGAACATTATTTGCAAGACGCGTTTTTGAACTCCCAAAGCGAAGGAGAAATGAAAATTAAAATGGAGAATATTATCGCGATGATTGAGCTAGCAGACCAGCTTGCCAAAGGAGGGGAACAATATGCAGCAACATGA